A genomic region of Cannabis sativa cultivar Pink pepper isolate KNU-18-1 chromosome 1, ASM2916894v1, whole genome shotgun sequence contains the following coding sequences:
- the LOC115707593 gene encoding amino acid transporter AVT6C, protein MSPASDVHAPLLSPHGHPGVNPASVSGAVFNIATSIIGAGIMSIPATLKVLGIIPAFALIVIVGVLVEMSVEFLMRFTHSGESITYAGVMKESFGRVGSVATQVCVMITNLGCLIMYLIIIADVLSGSQHGETIHFGVLQEWFGSHWWNSREFALLVTVIVVLFPLVLLKRVESLKFSSFISVLLAVIFVGICSVMAIIALVQGKTKNPRLVPQLDEQTSFFDLFTAVPVIVTAFTFHFNVHPIGFELGKPSDMISAVRVSLVLCAAIYFAIGLSGYLLFGDSIMSDILVNFDKSSDTATGALLNDVVRLSYALHLMLVFPLLNFSLRSNIDEFLFPKKPLLASDTKRFVALTILLLVFSYLAAIAFPNIWYLFQFVGSTSAVCLAFIFPGAIALRDVNGISTKKDRLLARIMIVLAVVTSVIAISTNLYNLLGNKKQ, encoded by the exons ATGTCGCCGGCGAGTGACGTACACGCTCCACTTCTCTCGCCACACGGACATCCTGGGGTGAATCCTGCGTCGGTATCTGGGGCCGTGTTCAACATCGCCACTAGTATAATCGGCGCCGGGATAATGTCTATTCCGGCGACCCTTAAAGTGCTGGGAATTATACCAGCTTTTGCTCTTATTGTCATAGTTGGTGTGTTAGTTGAAATGTCGGTGGAGTTCTTGATGAGGTTTACACATTCCGGTGAGTCCATTACCTATGCGGGGGTTATGAAAGAGTCATTTGGTCGGGTCGGGTCAGTGGCAACCCAAGTTTGTGTGATGATCACTAATCTCGGGTGTTTGATCATGTACCTCATTATAATTG CGGATGTTCTTTCCGGAAGTCAACATGGGGAAACTATACACTTTGGCGTTTTGCAAGAATGGTTCGGAAGCCACTGGTGGAACTCGCGTGAATTTGCCCTCTTGGTTACTGTCATCGTTGTTCTGTTTCCTTTGGTTTTACTTAAACGTGTTG AATCATTGAAGTTCAGCTCGTTCATATCTGTTCTTCTAGCTGTGATTTTTGTTGGCATATGTTCTGTAATGGCAATAATTGCACTCGTCCAAGGCAAAACCAAGAATCCAAGATTAGTACCTCAATTGGACGAACAAACATCCTTCTTTGACCTTTTCACTGCTGTCCCCGTTATTGTAACAGCCTTCACATTTCATTTTAATG TTCACCCAATCGGTTTCGAGCTTGGTAAGCCATCCGACATGATCTCAGCTGTTCGAGTCTCATTAGTTCTTTGTGCCGCCATCTATTTTGCAATTGGCTTGTCCGGTTACCTTCTTTTCGGAGACTCGATCATGTCAGACATACTTGTGAATTTTGACAAGAGTTCTGACACTGCAACAGGAGCATTGCTAAATGATGTAGTTAGGTTAAGCTATGCACTTCATCTGATGCTAGTTTTCCCTCTTTTGAACTTCTCATTAAGATCAAATATTGATGAATTCCTCTTCCCAAAGAAGCCCCTTTTGGCCTCGGACACCAAAAGATTTGTGGCTCTCACAATTTTACTCTTGGTCTTCTCATACTTGGCAGCCATTGCCTTCCCAAACATTTGGTACCTCTTTCAGTTTGTGGGGTCAACTTCTGCAGTTTGCCTTGCCTTCATTTTTCCTGGTGCTATTGCTTTGAG GGATGTTAACGGTATATCTACAAAGAAAGATAGGCTATTGGCAAGAATAATGATAGTCTTGGCTGTAGTTACGAGCGTTATTGCTATCTCTACGAATCTATATAATCTGCTTGGAAACAAGAAGCAATAG